ATGCGCTACTCGGTTTTCGCCGGGGGCAAGCGAATCCGGCCAGTCCTGATGATGGCCGCCTGCCAGGCCGTCGGCGGCGAGCGCGAGGCGGTGCTGCCGGCCGCCTGCGCCATGGAGATGATCCACACCTATTCGCTGATTCACGACGATTTGCCGGCCATGGACGACGACGACTTCCGCCGCGGCCGGCCGACCAACCACAAGGTCTTTGGAGAGGCGCACGCCATTCTGGCCGGCGACGCCCTGCTGACCGAGGCCTTCGACCTGCTCTCCCGTCCGGATGTCCTGACCGGGCTGACTGCCGATGCCCGGCTGCGCCTGATCCATCTTCTGGCTCGCGGCGCCGGTTCGCGCGGCATGGTGGCGGGGCAGGTGGTCGACATGGAATCGGAAGGGAAGAAGATCGATTTTCCTACCCTCGAGTTCATTCATACCCGCAAGACCGGCGCCCTGATCCTGGCCGCCATCCAGGCCGGCGCCCTGATCGGCTCCGCCGATGACGGAGCGTTCGACCGCCTGGCCCGCTATGGCCGGGCCGCCGGCCTGGCATTCCAGATCGCCGACGACATTCTCGACATCGTCGGCGATCAGGAGGTGCTGGGCAAGGATGTCGGCAGCGACCAGGAGAGGGGGAAGGCGACCTACCCGGCGTTGTTCGGCCTGGACGAGGCCCGCCAGCGCGCCCGGGAGATGCGGGATGTCGCGCTAGAGGCGCTGGCGGCTTTCGGAGAGGAGGCCGAGCCGTTGCGCCTGATTGCCCATTACATTGTCGATCGCAGTTTCTAGGGGAGAGAAGATGAGTGTTCTCGATCGCATCGGCTCGCCGGCCGACCTGAAGGAGCTGGACCGCAGCGAACTCAAACAACTGGCGGAGGAGTTGCGCCGGGAGATCGTCCAGACCGTCTCCCGGACCGGCGGCCACCTGGCCAGCTCCCTCGGCGTGGTGGAGCTGACCATCGCCCTGCACCGGGTGCTGGACAGCCCACGCGACAAGATCGTCTGGGACGTCGGTCACCAGGCCTACGCCCACAAGCTGCTGACCGGCCGGCGGGACCGTTTTCCCACCCTGCGGCAGCTGGACGGCCTGAGCGGCTTTCCGAAGCGTTCCGAAAGTCCGCACGACTGTTTCGATGTCGGCCATTCCAGCACCTCCATCTCGGCGGCTCTCGGCATGGCGGCGGCCCGCGACCGGCGCGGCGGAGACGAGAAGATCGTCGCCGTGATCGGCGACGGCTCGATGACCGCCGGACTGGCCTACGAAGGACTCAACCAGGCCGGGCACTTGAAGAAGAATCTGGTGGTGGTGCTCAACGACAACGAGATGTCGATCTCGCCCAACGTCGGCGCCCTTTCGTCCTTTCTCAGCCGCAAGATGACCTCCGATTTCTTCATCCGCATGAAGAAGGAGGCCAAGCATCTGATCGGCGCCATGCCGGGCATCGGCAAGGAGCTGCTGCAGCTGACCAGCCGGGCCGAGCATTCGCTGAAGGGGTTCTTCACGCCGGGAATGTTGTTCGAGGCTTTCGGCTTCGACTACTTCGGTCCCATCAACGGTCACAATCTCGACGAGCTGCTCGAGACGATGCAGAACGTGGTTCGGCTGGACGGTCCGGTGCTGGTGCATGTGGTCACCCGCAAGGGACAGGGGTTCAGGCCGGCCGAGGACGAGCCCTCGCGCTACCACGGGGTCGGTCCCTTCGACCCCGAAACCGGCGAGGTGGTCGGAGGCAAGGGCGGGGCGGAGACCTACACCGGCGTCTTCGGCCGCACCCTGGTGCAGATGGCGGAGAAGGACGAGCGGCTGGTGGCCATCACCGCCGCCATGTCGGAAGGGACCGGGCTGAAATCCTTCGCCCAGCGCTTTCCCGACCGTTTCTACGATGTCGGGATCGCCGAGCAGCATGCAGTGACCTTTGCCGCCGGCCTGGCCTGTTTCGGCCTGAAGCCGGTGGTGGCCATCTACTCGACCTTTCTGCAGCGCGCCTACGACCAGGTGCTGCACGACGTCTGCCTGCAGAACCTGCCGGTCATCTTCGCCATGGACCGTGGCGGACTGGTCGGCGCCGACGGCCCGACCCACCATGGCACCTTTGATCTCTCCTTTCTGCGCTGCATCCCCAACCTGATCTTCATGGTGCCGCGCGACGAGGTCGAGTTGCGGCGGGCCATGGAAACGGCCCGCCGGCATGAGGGGCCCTTCGCCTTTCGCTATCCCCGGGGCAAGGCCCGGGGACTGGCGGTGGACGGCGATCCGGAACCGGTCGAGATCGGGCGCGGGGAGGTGCTGCGTCGAGGTGACGATGTCAGCATCGTCGCCATCGGATCTACGGTCGCCGACGCTCTGCTGGCGGCGGAGATGCTCGAGAAGGAAGGGATTTCGGCCGGCGTGGTCGACCCGCGGTTCATCAAGCCCCTCGACGAGAAGCTGCTTCTGGCCGCGGCCGAAAGCGGCCTGGTGGTCACCGTCGAAGAGAACGTGCTGCAGGGCGGTTTCGGCAGCGCCCTGTGCGAGTTCTACGCCGATGCCGCGGTGAGCGTGCCGGTCATCCGGCTCGGCCTTCCCGACCGCTTTGTTGAACAGGGAGAGCAGGCCGAGCTTCGGGCCCGCTATGGCATCGACGCCGCCGGCATCGCCGAACGAATCCGCCGCGCCTTCGCCGCCGGTCGTGCCCGCTCCGCCGGCAGCTGATCCTGCATCGCCGGCGACAAAAGGGGGGGAGTCATTCCTGCGGCGGCAGGACGCTGCGGATGGCGGTTTCCAGATTCTTCTCGCTGAAGGGTTTGGTCAGGTAGACCAGGCCGCCGGTGGCGAACCCCTCGATCATGTCCTGCGGTTCGTCCTTGGCGGTGACGAAGACGATGGGGATCTTGCGGGTCTGCTCCTCCTGCCGCAGCTGGCGGGCGAGGTCGAAGCCGCTGGCGCCTTCCAGCATGACATCGAGCAGAATCAGGTCGAGCTGCCCCTTGCGGGCCACCTCGAGGCCGAGTTCGGCACTTGACGCGGCCAGTACCCGGCATCCCATCCTTTCCAGAATCCGCTTTTCGAGTTGCAGAACGGCCGGTTCGTCTTCGATGATCAGAACGGTCGCGCTCATGATCCGCCTCCCTGTCCGGCAGCCGCCGGTTCGGTCCTTTCTACTTTTCGTCAGAAACGCCCTTTTCCTTTAGCCGGAGTACCGATCGGTCTTTTTTCTTCCGTCGGTCACCGCTGATGCCGTTTCGCGCCGGCATCCGTTCAGGACGGTTCAGGCGCTGGCCGTTTGCCGGTCACGTTCCGCGACCCGGCGCAGGATGTTGGCCTTGACCATCAGGTAGAGGAAGCGGTAGAGCTCGTAGTCGAGCATTGTGGCCGCGACGCAGATGTCGCGGATACATCTCTTGCCGTCGATCAATGACAGAACGAATTTCTGGTGCACGGTCAGCCGGCCACTGTTGACCTTGTCCTGCCCGCCGGGCGTGAATTCGAGCACCGTGTCCAGGGAGGGCAGCATCTCCCGGATGTTCTGCCACTCGTTTTCGTTGGCGGCAGCCTCTGCCAGAAAATCACCGATGTCCAGCCGCAGGTTGTTTTTCGGGTCGACCTGCGGATCGCCGGGGATGAAGGTAAATTCCCCTTCGGGAAAGACGATGAGGGAATGCAGGATCATCTTGGCCTGATCCTGCAGGGAACTGAGCAGTTCACTCCGCTTCAGGGCGCCCATTTCCACCAGTGCCTCGCCCAGCCGCAGGTTCGGATTGCCTTCGCACAGTACCAGCGCCCGGTCGCGCTGCTCCTCGGTGATCTTCCCCTGGCGGACGAGCAGGTAGCCGAGCTTGTTCATCAAAAAGCCGGTCTGGGCGTG
This region of Geothermobacter ehrlichii genomic DNA includes:
- a CDS encoding polyprenyl synthetase family protein, translating into MELKAYLKECVALVDAALDHYLPHEEMLPSSLHRAMRYSVFAGGKRIRPVLMMAACQAVGGEREAVLPAACAMEMIHTYSLIHDDLPAMDDDDFRRGRPTNHKVFGEAHAILAGDALLTEAFDLLSRPDVLTGLTADARLRLIHLLARGAGSRGMVAGQVVDMESEGKKIDFPTLEFIHTRKTGALILAAIQAGALIGSADDGAFDRLARYGRAAGLAFQIADDILDIVGDQEVLGKDVGSDQERGKATYPALFGLDEARQRAREMRDVALEALAAFGEEAEPLRLIAHYIVDRSF
- the dxs gene encoding 1-deoxy-D-xylulose-5-phosphate synthase, which codes for MSVLDRIGSPADLKELDRSELKQLAEELRREIVQTVSRTGGHLASSLGVVELTIALHRVLDSPRDKIVWDVGHQAYAHKLLTGRRDRFPTLRQLDGLSGFPKRSESPHDCFDVGHSSTSISAALGMAAARDRRGGDEKIVAVIGDGSMTAGLAYEGLNQAGHLKKNLVVVLNDNEMSISPNVGALSSFLSRKMTSDFFIRMKKEAKHLIGAMPGIGKELLQLTSRAEHSLKGFFTPGMLFEAFGFDYFGPINGHNLDELLETMQNVVRLDGPVLVHVVTRKGQGFRPAEDEPSRYHGVGPFDPETGEVVGGKGGAETYTGVFGRTLVQMAEKDERLVAITAAMSEGTGLKSFAQRFPDRFYDVGIAEQHAVTFAAGLACFGLKPVVAIYSTFLQRAYDQVLHDVCLQNLPVIFAMDRGGLVGADGPTHHGTFDLSFLRCIPNLIFMVPRDEVELRRAMETARRHEGPFAFRYPRGKARGLAVDGDPEPVEIGRGEVLRRGDDVSIVAIGSTVADALLAAEMLEKEGISAGVVDPRFIKPLDEKLLLAAAESGLVVTVEENVLQGGFGSALCEFYADAAVSVPVIRLGLPDRFVEQGEQAELRARYGIDAAGIAERIRRAFAAGRARSAGS
- a CDS encoding response regulator, whose translation is MSATVLIIEDEPAVLQLEKRILERMGCRVLAASSAELGLEVARKGQLDLILLDVMLEGASGFDLARQLRQEEQTRKIPIVFVTAKDEPQDMIEGFATGGLVYLTKPFSEKNLETAIRSVLPPQE